The Chlorocebus sabaeus isolate Y175 chromosome 16, mChlSab1.0.hap1, whole genome shotgun sequence genome window below encodes:
- the CHD3 gene encoding chromodomain-helicase-DNA-binding protein 3 isoform X9, whose protein sequence is MASPLRDEEEEEEEMVVSEEEEEEEEEGDEEEEEVEAADEDDEEDDDEGVLGRGPGHDRGRDRHSPPGCHLFPPPPPPPPPPLPPPPPPPPPDKDDIRLLPSALGVKKRKRGPKKQKENKPGKPRKRKKRDSEEEFGSERDEYREKSESGGSEYGTGPGRKRRRKHREKKEKKTKRRKKGEGDGGQKQVEQKSSATLLLTWGLEDVEHVFSEEDYHTLTNYKAFSQFMRPLIAKKNPKIPMSKMMTILGAKWREFSANNPFKGSAAAVAAAAAAAAAAVAEQVSAAVSSATPIAPSGPPALPPPPAADIQPPPIRRAKTKEGKGPGHKRRSKSPRVPDGRKKLRGKKMAPLKIKLGLLGGKRKKGGSYVFQSDEGPEPEAEESDLDSGSVHSASGRPDGPVRTKKLKRGRPGRKKKKVLGCPAVAGEEEVDGYETDHQDYCEVCQQGGEIILCDTCPRAYHLVCLDPELDRAPEGKWSCPHCEKEGVQWEAKEEEEEYDEEGEEEGEKEEEDDHMEYCRVCKDGGELLCCDACISSYHIHCLNPPLPDIPNGEWLCPRCTCPVLKGRVQKILHWRWGEPPVAVPAPQQADGNPDVPAPRPLQGRSEREFFVKWVGLSYWHCSWAKELQLEIFHLVMYRNYQRKNDMDEPPPLDYGSGEDDGKSDKRKVKDPHYAEMEEKYYRFGIKPEWMTVHRIINHSVDKKGNYHYLVKWRDLPYDQSTWEEDEMNIPEYEEHKQSYWRHRELIMGEDPAQPRKYKKKKKELQGDGPPSSPTNDPTVKYETQPRFITATGGTLHMYQLEGLNWLRFSWAQGTDTILADEMGLGKTIQTIVFLYSLYKEGHTKGPFLVSAPLSTIINWEREFQMWAPKFYVVTYTGDKDSRAIIRENEFSFEDNAIKGGKKAFKMKREAQVKFHVLLTSYELITIDQAALGSIRWACLVVDEAHRLKNNQSKFFRVLNGYKIDHKLLLTGTPLQNNLEELFHLLNFLTPERFNNLEGFLEEFADISKEDQIKKLHDLLGPHMLRRLKADVFKNMPAKTELIVRVELSPMQKKYYKYILTRNFEALNSRGGGNQVSLLNIMMDLKKCCNHPYLFPVAAMESPKLPSGAYEGGALIKSSGKLMLLQKMLRKLKEQGHRVLIFSQMTKMLDLLEDFLDYEGYKYERIDGGITGALRQEAIDRFNAPGAQQFCFLLSTRAGGLGINLATADTVIIFDSDWNPHNDIQAFSRAHRIGQANKVMIYRFVTRASVEERITQVAKRKMMLTHLVVRPGLGSKAGSMSKQELDDILKFGTEELFKDENEGENKEEDSSVIHYDNEAIARLLDRNQDATEDTDVQNMNEYLSSFKVAQYVVREEDKIEEIEREIIKQEENVDPDYWEKLLRHHYEQQQEDLARNLGKGKRVRKQVNYNDAAQEDQDNQSEYSVGSEEEDEDFDERPEGRRQSKRQLRNEKDKPLPPLLARVGGNIEVLGFNTRQRKAFLNAVMRWGMPPQDAFTTQWLVRDLRGKTEKEFKAYVSLFMRHLCEPGADGSETFADGVPREGLSRQQVLTRIGVMSLVKKKVQEFEHINGRWSMPELMPDPSADSKRSSRASSPTKTSPTTPEASATNSPCTSKPATPAPSEKGEGIRTPLEKEEAENQEEKPEKNSRIGEKMDTEVDAPSPAPSLGERLEPRKIPLEDEVPGVPGEMELEPGYRGDREKSEDVKGDRELRPGPRDEPRSNGRREEKTEKPRFMFNIADGGFTELHTLWQNEERAAISSGKLNEIWHRRHDYWLLAGIVLHGYARWQDIQNDAQFAIINEPFKTEANKGNFLEMKNKFLARRFKLLEQALVIEEQLRRAAYLNLSQEPAHPAMALHARFAEAECLAESHQHLSKESLAGNKPANAVLHKVLNQLEELLSDMKADVTRLPATLSRIPPIAARLQMSERSILSRLASKGTEPHPTPAFPPGPYATPPGYGAAFSAAPVGALAAAGANYSQMPAGSFITAATNGPPVLVKKEKEMVGALVSDGLDRKEPRAGEVICIDD, encoded by the exons ATGGCTTCCCCTCTGagggacgaggaggaggaggaggaggagatggtggtgtcggaggaggaagaagaggaggaagaagagggcgacgaggaggaggaggaggtggaggcggCCGACGAGGACGATGAGGAGGACGACGACGAGGGAGTACTCGGGCGCGGGCCGGGCCACGACCGGGGCCGCGACCGCCACAGCCCCCCCGGCTGCCACCTcttcccgccgccgccgccgccgccgccgccaccgctgcccccgccgccgccgcccccgccgccaG ATAAGGATGACATTCGGCTGCTGCCTTCAGCATTGGGTGTGAAGAAGAGAAAACGAGGACCCAAGAAGCAGAAGGAGAACAAGCCAGGAAAACCCCGAAAACGCAAGAAGCGT gaCAGTGAGGAGGAATTTGGTTCTGAGCGAGATGAGTACCGGGAGAAGTCAGAGAGTGGGGGCAGTGAATATGGAACCGGACCAGGTCGGAAACGAAGAAGGAAGCACcgagaaaaaaaggagaagaagacaAAGCGGCGGAAAAAGGGGGAGGGAGATGGGGGGCAAAAG CAAGTGGAACAGAAGTCATCAGCAACTCTGCTTCTGACCTGGGGCCTGGAGGATGTGGAGCATGTGTTCTCTGAGGAGGATTACCACACACTCACCAACTACAAAGCCTTCAGCCAGTTCATGAG GCCCCTGATTGCTAAGAAGAATCCTAAGATCCCAATGTCTAAGATGATGACCATCCTTGGGGCCAAATGGAGAGAGTTCAGCGCCAACAACCCCTTCAAGGGGTCAGCAGCTGCTGtggcggcggcagcggcagcagcagcagcagctgtagCTGAGCAGGTGTCAGCTGCTGTCTCATCGGCCACCCCCATAGCACCCTCCGGACCCCCCGCCCTTCCACCACCCCCTGCTGCTGATATCCAGCCCCCACCCATCCGAAGAGCCAAAACCAAAGAGGGCAAAG GTCCAGGCCATAAGAGGCGGAGTAAGAGCCCCCGAGTGCCTGATGGACGCAAGAAGCTTCGGGGAAAGAAAATGGCACCGCTCAAAATAAAACTAGGGCTGCTGGGtggcaagaggaagaaaggaggctcG TATGTTTTTCAGAGTGACGAAGGTCCTGAACCAGAGGCTGAGGAGTCAGACCTGGACAGTGGCAGTGTCCACAGTGCCTCAGGCCGGCCTGATGGCCCTGTCCGCACCAAGAAACTAAAGAGAGGCCGgccaggaaggaagaagaagaagg TCCTGGGCTGTCCTGCAGTGgccggggaggaggaggttgaTGGCTACGAGACGGATCACCAGGATTACTGTGAGGTGTGCCAGCAGGGTGGGGAAATTATTCTGTGTGACACCTGCCCTCGTGCCTACCACCTCGTCTGCCTTGATCCTGAGCTTGACCGGGCTCCCGAGGGCAAATGGAGCTGCCCTCACTGT GAGAAGGAGGGGGTCcagtgggaggccaaggaggaagaggaggaatacgatgaggagggagaggaggaaggggagaaggaggaggaggatgatcaCATGGAGTACTGCCGCGTGTGCAAGGACGGCGGGGAGCTGCTGTGCTGTGACGCGTGCATCTCTTCCTACCACATTCATTGTCTAAACCCTCCCCTGCCTGACATTCCCAATGGTGAATGGCTGTGTCCCCGATGCACA TGCCCTGTGCTGAAGGGTCGAGTGCAGAAGATCCTGCATTGGCGGTGGGGGGAGCCGCCTGTAGCAGTGCCAGCCCCTCAACAGGCAGACGGGAATCCAGATGTCCCAGCCCCGCGTCCTCTTCAAGGCAGATCAGAGCGAGAGTTCTTTGTCAAGTGGGTGGGACTATCCTACTGGCACTGCTCCTGGGCCAAGGAGCTTCAG CTGGAAATCTTCCATTTGGTTATGTACCGAAACTACCAGCGGAAGAATGACATGGATGAGCCCCCGCCCCTGGACTATGGCTCCGGCGAGGATGATGGGAAGAGTGACAAGCGTAAAGTGAAAGACCCACACTATGCTGAGATGGAGGAGAAGTACTATCGTTTTGGCATCAAGCCAGAGTGGATGACTGTCCACCGTATCATCAACCACAG TGTGGATAAAAAGGGGAATTACCACTATCTAGTAAAATGGAGGGACTTGCCATATGACCAGTCCACGTGGGAGGAAGATGAAATGAATATCCCTGAATATGAAGAACATAAGCAAAGCTACTGGAGACACCG AGAACTAATTATGGGGGAAGACCCTGCCCAGCCCCGGAagtataagaagaagaagaaggagctACAGGGTGATGGGCCTCCCAGTTCTCCCACTAATGAT CCTACCGTGAAATATGAGACTCAGCCACGGTTTATCACAGCCACTGGAGGCACCCTGCACATGTACCAGCTGGAAGGGCTGAACTGGCTGCGCTTCTCCTGGGCCCAGGGCACTGATACCATTCTAGCTGATGAGATGGGGCTGGGCAAGACCATACAAACTATTGTCTTCCTCTACTCACTCTATAAGGAG GGCCACACAAAAGGTCCCTTCCTGGTGAGTGCCCCACTCTCTACCATCATTAACTGGGAGCGGGAGTTCCAGATGTGGGCACCCAAATTCTATGTGGTGACATACACGGGTGACAAGGATAGCCGGGCCATCATTCGTGAGAATGAATTCTCCTTTGAGGACAATGCCATCAAAGGGGGCAAGAAAGCTTTTAAGATGAAG AGGGAGGCACAGGTGAAGTTCCACGTTCTCCTGACATCGTATGAGCTGATCACCATTGATCAGGCAGCACTCGGTTCTATCCGCTGGGCCTGTCTTGTGGTAGATGAGGCCCATCGACTCAAGAACAACCAGTCCAAG TTTTTCAGGGTTCTCAATGGTTACAAGATAGATCATAAGTTGCTGCTGACAGGAACCCCATTGCAGAATAATCTGGAGGAGCTCTTCCATCTCCTGAACTTCCTCACCCCAGAGAGATTTAA CAACttggagggcttcctggaggaattTGCTGACATATCCAAAGAGGACCAGATCAAGAAACTGCATGATTTGCTGGGGCCACATATGCTACGGAGGCTCAAGGCAGATGTCTTTAAGAACATGCCAGCCAAGACAGAGCTCATCGTTCGAGTGGAGCTAAGCCCCATGCAGAA GAAATACTACAAGTACATCCTGACTCGAAATTTTGAGGCCTTGAATTCACGAGGTGGTGGGAACCAGGTGTCGCTGCTTAATATCATGATGGATCTTAAGAAGTGCTGCAACCATCCATACCTTTTTCCCGTGGCTGCTATG GAATCCCCCAAACTCCCCAGTGGGGCTTATGAGGGTGGGGCACTTATTAAGTCATCTGGGAAGCTCATGCTGCTCCAGAAGATGCTGCGAAAGCTGAAGGAGCAAGGACACCGAGTACTCATCTTCTCGCAG ATGACCAAAATGTTAGACTTGCTTGAGGACTTCTTAGACTATGAAGGCTACAAGTATGAACGCATCGATGGTGGCATCACTGGTGCCCTGAGGCAGGAGGCCATCGATCGGTTTAATG CTCCTGGAGCCCAACAATTCTGCTTCCTCCTGTCCACCCGAGCTGGAGGCCTGGGCATCAATCTGGCCACTGCTGACACTGTCATCATCTTTGATTCTGACTGGAACCCCCATAATGACATTCAG GCCTTTAGCCGGGCTCATCGGATTGGCCAGGCCAACAAAGTGATGATTTACCGGTTTGTGACTCGTGCGTCAGTGGAAGAGCGAATCACACAAGTGGCCAAAAGAAAGATGATGCTGACACACCTGGTTGTGCGGCCTGGGCTGGGCTCCAAGGCAGGCTCCATGTCTAAGCAGGAGCTTGACGACATTCTCAAATTTGGCACTGAAGAGCTGTTCAAGGATGAAAACGAGG GGGAGAACAAGGAGGAAGACAGCAGTGTGATTCATTATGACAATGAGGCCATCGCTCGGCTGTTGGACCGGAACCAGGATGCAACTGAGGACACTGACGTGCAGAACATGAATGAGTATCTCAGCTCCTTCAAAGTGGCACAGTACGTCGTGCGGGAAGAAGACAAG ATTGAGGAAATTGAGCGAGAGATCATCAAGCAGGAGGAGAATGTGGACCCTGACTACTGGGAGAAGCTGCTGAGGCATCACTATGAGCAACAGCAGGAAGACCTAGCCCGGAATCTAGGCAAGGGCAAGCGGGTTCGCAAGCAAGTTAACTACAATGATGCTGCTCAGGAAGACCAAG ACAACCAGTCAGAGTACTCGGTGGGTtcagaggaggaggatgaagactTCGATGAACGTCCTGAAG GGCGTAGACAGTCAAAGAGGCAGCTCCGGAATGAGAAAGATAAGCCACTGCCTCCACTGCTGGCCCGAGTCGGGGGCAACATTGAG GTGCTAGGCTTCAATACCCGTCAGCGGAAGGCTTTCCTCAATGCCGTGATGCGCTGGGGGATGCCACCACAGGATGCCTTCACCACACAGTGGCTGGTGCGGGACCTGAGGGGCAAGACTGAGAAGGAGTTTAA GGCCTATGTATCTTTGTTCATGCGCCATCTGTGTGAGCCTGGGGCAGACGGCTCTGAAACCTTTGCCGATGGGGTCCCTCGGGAGGGACTGAGTCGCCAGCAGGTGCTGACCCGCATTGGAGTCATGTCTCTCGTCAAGAAGAAG GTGCAGGAATTTGAGCACATCAATGGGCGTTGGTCAATGCCAGAACTGATGCCCGACCCCAGTGCTGACTCTAAGCGCTCCTCCAGAGCCTCCTCTCCTACCAAAACGTCTCCCACCACTCCTGAGGCTTCTGCTACCAACAGTCCCTGCACCTCTAAACCTG CTACTCCAGCTCCAAGTGAGAAAGGAGAAGGCATAAGGACTCCTCTTGAGAAGGAGGAAGCTGAAAACCAGGAGGAAAAGCCAGAGAAGAACAGCAGAATTGGGGAGAAGATGGACACAGAG GTTGatgcccccagcccagccccatcaCTCGGGGAGCGGCTGGAGCCAAGGAAGATTCCTCTAGAGGATGAGGTGCCAGGGGTACCTGGAGAGATGGAGCTTGAACCTGGGTACCGTGGGGACAGAGAGAAGTCAG AAGATGTAAAAGGTGACCGGGAGCTTCGACCAGGGCCTCGAGATGAGCCACGGTCCAATGGGCGACgagaggaaaagacagagaagcCCCGGTTCATGTTCAATATCGCAGATGGTGGCTTCACAG AGCTTCACACACTGTGGCAGAATGAGGAACGGGCAGCTATTTCCTCGGGCAAACTCAATGAGATCTGGCACAGAAGACACGACTACTGGCTTCTGGCTGGGATTGTCCT CCATGGCTATGCACGGTGGCAGGACATCCAGAATGATGCTCAATTTGCCATTATCAACGAGCCATTTAAAACTGAAGCCAATAAGGGGAACTTTCTGGAGATGAAAAATAAGTTCCTGGCCCGGAGGTTCAAG CTCCTGGAGCAGGCGCTGGTGATTGAGGAGCAGCTGCGGCGGGCGGCCTACCTGAACCTGTCACAGGAGCCGGCGCACCCCGCCATGGCCCTCCACGCCCGCTTCGCCGAGGCCGAGTGCCTGGCCGAGAGCCACCAGCACCTCTCCAAGGAGTCGCTGGCGGGGAACAAGCCGGCCAACGCCGTCCTGCACAAGG TTCTGAACCAGCTGGAGGAGTTGCTGAGCGACATGAAGGCGGACGTGACCCGCCTGCCAGCCACGCTATCCCGAATACCCCCCATCGCAGCCCGCCTTCAGATGTCCGAGCGCAGCATCCTCAGCCGGCTGGCCAGCAAGGGCACGGAGCCTCACCCCACACCG GCCTTCCCCCCGGGTCCCTACGCTACACCTCCGGGGTACGGGGCAGCCTTCAGCGCCGCACCCGTAGGGGCCCTGGCCGCCGCAGGCGCCAATTACAGCCAGATGCCTGCAGGGTCCTTCATCACAG CCGCCACCAACGGCCCTCCAGTGCTggtgaagaaggagaaggaaatggTGGGGGCATTGGTGTCAGACGGGCTGGATCGGAAGGAGCCCCGAGCCGGGGAGGTGATCTGTATAGACGACTGA